The following proteins come from a genomic window of Pseudomonas syringae:
- a CDS encoding bestrophin family protein: MPGPFEKKWRCISRTVTYVGWSLFWLLLWDVAVTMDFMLIQSTGFIDLPLMPLTLLCSALIVLISFRNSSAYNRWWEARTLWGAMVNSSRSFGRQVLTLIDGEHDDCDNPVKATLFKRHVAYLRALRAHLKGNVGTAKLEGLLSLEEIHNASQSNNFPNDILNGSAAIISQEFAAGRIDSIRLARLESTMVELSNCQGGMERIANTPLPYPYVYFPRLFSTLFCIIMPLSMVTTLGWFTPAISTVVGCMLLAMDRIGTDLQAPFGNSQHRIRMEDLCNTIEKNLRSMFDAPEKQSLLIESQGQGGAPWQMHRLAV; this comes from the coding sequence ATGCCTGGTCCGTTTGAAAAAAAATGGCGGTGCATCAGCAGAACAGTCACGTATGTTGGCTGGTCGCTGTTCTGGCTGCTGCTCTGGGACGTGGCCGTGACCATGGACTTCATGCTGATACAAAGCACGGGGTTTATAGATCTCCCGCTGATGCCACTGACCCTGCTGTGTTCGGCGCTGATCGTGCTGATCAGCTTTCGCAATTCGAGCGCCTACAATCGCTGGTGGGAAGCGCGCACGTTGTGGGGCGCGATGGTCAACAGTTCACGCAGCTTCGGCCGTCAGGTGTTGACCTTGATCGATGGTGAACATGACGACTGCGACAATCCGGTCAAGGCAACCCTGTTCAAGCGTCATGTGGCTTACCTGCGAGCTCTGCGCGCGCACCTGAAAGGCAACGTCGGTACGGCAAAACTCGAAGGTCTGCTGTCACTGGAAGAAATCCACAACGCTTCGCAGAGCAACAACTTCCCCAATGACATTCTGAATGGCTCCGCCGCGATCATCTCGCAAGAGTTTGCCGCAGGACGAATCGACAGTATCCGCCTCGCCAGACTGGAGTCGACCATGGTCGAGCTGTCCAACTGCCAGGGCGGCATGGAGCGAATCGCCAATACGCCGCTGCCCTACCCTTACGTCTACTTTCCAAGGCTGTTCAGCACCCTGTTCTGCATCATCATGCCGTTGAGCATGGTCACGACCCTGGGCTGGTTCACCCCTGCCATATCGACGGTCGTCGGCTGCATGCTGCTGGCAATGGACCGCATCGGCACAGACTTGCAGGCGCCTTTCGGCAACAGCCAGCACCGGATTCGCATGGAAGACCTGTGCAACACCATCGAAAAGAACCTGCGCTCGATGTTTGATGCACCGGAAAAACAGTCGCTGTTGATTGAATCGCAAGGCCAGGGAGGGGCTCCGTGGCAGATGCATCGACTGGCGGTTTGA
- a CDS encoding type III effector has protein sequence MQINRPSSPQPSIELERFHSARESFASSSVRTLSPAEQANLTAITDHLKDHVFAAHRLPLTGAAADHDAVHAHNEQIDSIIDSRAIRLMDEGETPSSIADTFAKAEKFDRMATAASGALRATPFAAASVLQYMQPAINKGDWLPTPLKPLTPLISGALSGVMDQVGTGVMNRATGDLHYLSTPPEKLHDAMAASVKRHSPGVTRQAVDMGIAIQTYSARNAVRTVLAPALAARPEVQGAVDISVAAAGGLAANAGFGNRMLSVQARDHLRGGAFVLGIKDKEPKADLNEETDWLDAYKAIKSASYSGAALNAGKRVAGLPLDVATDGLKAVRSLVSATSLVQNGLALAGGFAGVGKLQEMATKNITDPATKAAVSQLTNLAGSAAVFAGWTTAAVGTDPAVKKAESFLQDTVKTAASSSTGYVADKTVKLAKAGIDASGDMIANTGASLRDTLRRRNAREPDIEEGGIAAGSPSAVHFEPMRS, from the coding sequence ATGCAAATCAACCGACCCAGCAGCCCACAGCCCAGCATTGAACTGGAGCGCTTCCATTCCGCGCGGGAGTCTTTTGCCTCCAGTTCGGTGCGGACGCTCAGCCCGGCCGAGCAGGCCAATCTGACGGCCATTACCGATCACCTGAAAGATCATGTATTCGCTGCGCACAGGCTGCCGTTGACCGGTGCGGCCGCTGACCATGACGCCGTGCATGCGCACAACGAGCAGATCGACAGCATCATCGACAGTCGCGCCATACGCCTGATGGACGAGGGGGAAACCCCTTCCAGCATCGCCGACACCTTCGCCAAGGCAGAGAAGTTCGACCGCATGGCAACCGCGGCCTCTGGTGCTTTGAGGGCAACACCGTTTGCCGCTGCGTCAGTGCTGCAATACATGCAGCCAGCGATCAACAAGGGTGACTGGCTGCCGACTCCGCTCAAACCGCTGACGCCGCTTATTTCCGGAGCGCTGTCGGGCGTCATGGATCAGGTCGGTACCGGCGTCATGAACCGCGCCACGGGTGACCTGCATTACCTGAGCACACCACCGGAGAAGCTGCATGACGCAATGGCCGCTTCGGTGAAGCGCCATTCGCCGGGTGTGACGCGCCAGGCTGTTGATATGGGGATTGCCATTCAGACCTACTCGGCGCGCAATGCAGTGCGTACCGTGCTGGCTCCTGCACTGGCTGCAAGGCCCGAAGTGCAGGGTGCGGTGGACATCAGCGTCGCGGCGGCGGGCGGCCTGGCGGCCAACGCAGGGTTTGGCAACCGCATGCTCAGTGTGCAGGCGCGTGATCATTTGCGTGGCGGTGCATTTGTACTCGGCATAAAAGACAAAGAACCCAAAGCAGACTTGAATGAAGAAACCGACTGGCTCGATGCTTACAAGGCGATCAAATCTGCCAGCTACTCCGGTGCCGCGCTCAATGCCGGCAAGCGGGTTGCGGGTTTGCCGCTGGACGTCGCCACCGACGGTCTCAAAGCGGTGAGAAGTCTGGTATCGGCCACCAGCCTGGTGCAAAACGGTCTGGCACTGGCGGGCGGTTTTGCCGGAGTGGGCAAATTGCAGGAAATGGCGACCAAAAATATCACCGACCCGGCAACCAAGGCGGCGGTCAGTCAACTGACCAACCTGGCAGGTTCGGCAGCGGTTTTCGCAGGCTGGACCACGGCAGCGGTCGGAACAGACCCAGCGGTGAAAAAGGCCGAATCGTTCTTGCAGGATACGGTGAAAACCGCGGCGTCCAGCAGCACGGGTTATGTGGCTGACAAGACCGTCAAGCTGGCCAAGGCGGGCATAGACGCAAGTGGCGATATGATTGCCAATACGGGGGCATCCCTGCGTGACACCTTGCGCCGTCGCAATGCTCGCGAGCCTGACATCGAAGAGGGTGGTATTGCGGCGGGTTCGCCGAGCGCAGTGCATTTTGAGCCAATGCGCTCATAA
- a CDS encoding AAA family ATPase has translation MPIAKLHLLCGKIASGKSTLARSLAVEHAAILLSEDDWLSRLYPDDIKSVTDYLRLAHRIRDVVGPLVIRILKSGIGVVLDFPANTPADRKWLRSLAEDAQVSHCLHYLEVDDDVCLARLHIRNDKAEHDFSATDTEFRLITRYFRIPDAAEGLDIQVHPS, from the coding sequence ATGCCTATAGCGAAACTTCACCTCCTGTGCGGCAAGATCGCATCCGGTAAATCAACGCTTGCGAGGTCGCTCGCGGTCGAACATGCAGCCATCCTGCTGAGTGAGGATGACTGGCTCTCAAGGCTATACCCTGACGATATCAAGTCAGTGACAGACTACCTGCGACTTGCGCATCGAATTCGCGATGTCGTCGGCCCACTGGTCATCCGTATTCTGAAATCAGGCATTGGGGTCGTTCTGGATTTTCCTGCCAATACTCCCGCTGATCGCAAATGGCTCCGAAGTCTGGCAGAGGATGCTCAGGTGTCGCACTGTTTGCACTATCTCGAGGTTGACGATGACGTTTGTCTCGCCAGGCTGCACATTCGCAACGACAAGGCCGAGCATGATTTTTCAGCGACCGATACCGAGTTCAGGCTGATCACCCGTTACTTTCGTATTCCGGATGCAGCGGAAGGACTGGATATTCAAGTGCACCCCTCATGA
- a CDS encoding DUF2986 domain-containing protein: MNRRKKIQQLLKAHAKKASAKLAPASKSTYVSKADRLKLAAESAQDPVISQSGS; this comes from the coding sequence ATGAATCGCCGCAAAAAAATACAGCAACTGCTAAAAGCTCACGCTAAAAAAGCCAGCGCAAAACTCGCCCCGGCGAGCAAATCCACCTACGTGAGCAAGGCTGACCGGTTGAAACTGGCGGCGGAATCGGCTCAAGACCCGGTTATTTCCCAATCCGGAAGTTGA
- a CDS encoding pectate lyase, protein MSIGITQRPLQNTPQALDFSALNSGSPQQSTLGQQDTQQAVDPGALLFSSDKQKDVTFGTPDSTVQNPQDSSKSNDSQSNITKLISALIMSLLQMLTNSNKKQDASQDQNDSQTPFQNNGGLGTPSADSGGGGTPDATGGGGGDTPTATGGGDGGGSTPTATGGDGGGTPTATGGGDDGVTPQITPQLANPNGTSSTGPVSDTAGSTEQAGKVNVVKDTIKVGAGEVFDGHGATYTADKSMGNGDQGENQKPMFELAEGATLKNVNLGENEVDGIHVKAKNAEQVTIDNVHAQNVGEDLITVKGEGGAAVTNLNIKNSSAKGADDKIVQLNANTHLKVDGFKADDFGTMVRTNGGKQFDDMSIELNGVDANHGKFALVKSDSEDLKLATANIAMTDVKHAYDKTKASTQHTEL, encoded by the coding sequence ATGAGCATCGGTATTACCCAAAGGCCACTTCAGAACACGCCCCAGGCGCTGGATTTTTCGGCGCTGAATAGCGGTAGCCCGCAACAAAGTACGTTGGGTCAACAAGACACTCAGCAAGCCGTGGACCCCGGTGCGCTGCTGTTCAGCAGCGACAAACAGAAAGACGTCACCTTCGGCACACCAGACAGCACCGTGCAGAATCCACAAGACAGCAGCAAGAGCAACGACAGTCAATCCAACATCACCAAGTTGATAAGTGCATTGATCATGTCGTTGCTGCAGATGCTCACGAACTCCAATAAAAAGCAGGACGCGAGTCAGGATCAGAATGATAGCCAGACGCCTTTTCAGAACAACGGTGGGCTTGGTACGCCGTCAGCCGATAGCGGGGGCGGTGGCACACCGGATGCGACAGGTGGCGGTGGCGGTGATACGCCGACCGCAACCGGTGGAGGTGACGGCGGTGGCAGTACCCCGACCGCAACAGGTGGTGACGGCGGTGGCACACCCACTGCAACAGGCGGGGGCGATGATGGCGTAACACCGCAAATCACTCCACAACTGGCCAACCCCAACGGCACCTCAAGTACTGGCCCGGTTTCGGATACCGCGGGTTCTACCGAGCAAGCCGGCAAAGTCAATGTGGTGAAAGACACCATCAAGGTTGGCGCTGGCGAGGTGTTTGACGGCCACGGCGCTACCTACACCGCCGACAAGTCAATGGGCAACGGAGACCAGGGCGAAAACCAGAAACCCATGTTCGAGCTGGCGGAAGGCGCGACCTTGAAAAATGTGAATCTGGGTGAGAACGAAGTCGACGGCATCCATGTGAAAGCGAAAAACGCCGAGCAAGTCACCATTGATAACGTGCATGCCCAGAACGTCGGGGAAGACCTGATCACGGTCAAGGGCGAGGGAGGTGCAGCAGTGACCAACCTGAACATCAAGAACAGCAGCGCCAAAGGCGCAGATGACAAGATCGTCCAGCTCAACGCCAACACGCACTTGAAAGTCGACGGTTTCAAGGCCGACGACTTCGGGACGATGGTGCGCACCAACGGTGGCAAACAGTTTGACGATATGAGCATTGAACTGAACGGCGTAGACGCCAACCACGGCAAGTTTGCGCTGGTGAAAAGCGACAGTGAAGATCTGAAGCTGGCAACTGCCAACATCGCCATGACCGACGTCAAGCATGCCTACGACAAGACCAAGGCTTCCACCCAGCACACAGAGCTCTGA